The following DNA comes from Osmerus eperlanus chromosome 5, fOsmEpe2.1, whole genome shotgun sequence.
GAGACACCAGTGGTGAGTGTTGTTTGTGTCTGATAAGACTAAAAACCTTTGTTATGGAAATCATTAGTTGACTTGAGTCCGATTTCCCTTTTGAAGCGCAATGAAATGTGAGAGAGATGCTAATTTCTTGCTTTTGGAACAGAAAAGGTGATCTCACCATTAGTTGTGTTTTTCTAGTGCCTGTGTGGAGTGGAGCAAACGTAGCAGGAGTGAACCTGCAGACACTAAACCCAGACATTGGTACCGACCACGACAGTGAGAACTGGAAGGAGACTCACAAGAAGGTGGTAGACAGGTAATTTCACCAAAACTGTGGATGCATGAATTGCTCATAAATCTAATCAGATAGCCCTGGTTTATTTTTCTTACGAAGGTATTAGTATGTggttgcttgtgtgtatgtgtgtttcagtgCCTATGAGGTGATCAAACTGAAGGGCTACACTAACTGGGCTATTGGACTGAGTGTAGCTGACCTGGCTGAGAGCCTCATCAAGAACATGAACAGGATCCATCCTGTATCTACGATGGTCAAGGTGaagacttcacacacactccacacactgtgACAGCACAATCTACCCACCCTCAACTTTACCTCCACATAGCATGTGGGTATGTGCAAACCAGACTAACAATGACCATATTATTAATTGACAGGGCATGTTCGGAATCAGTGATGAGGTATACTTGAGCCTGCCCTGCATACTGAACAACGGAGGTGTGGCCAGCGTGGTCAACATGACCTTGACAGACAAGGAGATTGCTCAATTGAGGTCAAGCGCCAACACACTGTGGGGTATCCAGAAGGACCTGAAAGATGTGTAAGAAGACAGTAGGGGGCGCTGAAGTCAATCCATGCTGCTTATCACCTACTCTATAACTCAACAGTCCAAAAACACCAACTGCACTTCACTTACTGTTGTACCCCCCATCCTCTTTAGATTCCCAGGCATCTAAAGGTCTGGTCCCATGAGCGTTAAGTGTCAGTCTGCACAGTGCTGCTTATAAAAAAGACAGCAAAGGAGGGTACAATGTCTCATTGGTTTGAAGTGATATGAAATGCTGTTTGATGTGTAATAAAGCACGATTGTACATGTGTGAATAAGGAATGTAGTTACATTTTTCACATATATAAGTGATGAGAGATTGTTATTTTGCCCGGCAGCGTTTTGAGGCTAGACTATAGACGGCACTGCATGATACTCTGTTGCAAGCCCTATGGAAATGGCCAGTGTAGGCTACGTTTTTACAGGTTCTTTGAACAAGTTATAATTACTCAACACTGAATTGATTCAAATATTTACTGCTGCGAAATAATTAGTCAAATGACAAAACAAATATTAAAAAACACACTTTATTTCAAGTATGTATTTACAAAAGTTACATTAAGTAAAACATCTCTGACAAGCCTCTTTACATTTTAATACAAAGTGACTGAGTGAGACCAGCAGTCTATGTACTGTAGATGCACACATGACCCATTGTGCGGTTGTTGGTCTACTATGGTTGGTTGTCACACCACCTACACTATCAACCACTGTACATTTCAGAAACACTTGGatcaaaacaaaccaaaataCTCTCTTAGCTGCACAGGCACAACATTCTATTTAAAAGGCTGTTGTAACATGCCCCTGACTTCCTTAATAGAGCTTTCCATCCAGTGGTTGGTCCAGACATGTCGACCATCATCAGACAGTCAAGAGGAGTAAATAAACTGAGGGGGGCCCAATTTGGGCCTTGACAAAGTCCCTTAGTCAGATGTCCAATGGCTACAAAAAGTCATGGCCATTTACTTAGGTCGGAAATGTGTCAGTCACTTGCCGAGGCATAATTACAATTTCCTTTGAGCAGTATGAGGTTTTGATTCACAGCTTTGACCTTTACAATGGCATAGTGTAGCCCAACATGGAATACAGTCATCAATAATAGCTATTATAAATAGGTGATATCCTCTCAAAGCAATAACCAATTAATGTTATACCATGTTGTTGCTCTCGCCAACTTTGTCCACCAactgaaacaaaaaaaaggcCAAAGTCACAATCTTGACATAAAACACTCAATACTTATATCACCATACATTTCAAACACACCAACTGTTTACACACCTACTTGGGAGAGACAATACGTAAAGAAAACATTATGTTTTAGAGGGTGTTTGAAACGCTGAAGGATTTGTCATTCCGTAATGTAGAAGTTCGCCTCGAGAGCTAACTTGGCAGAAAGGGGTAAAAACTGACCATGGTTTCTGCATTCAAGGTTTTGTATAAAGAGACAATAAGCACATAGTCTCATCAGACTGGGAAACTAGAGTTGAACAGTATTGTACTGTGTGGGAACTGCAGAGCAATGACAGTGTGGTAGGGAGAGGCATGACAGACTGCAGAGCAAAAGTAACAAAGGCTGGGGTCATCACTGACGCAAGTATGGCAGAACTAAGACCCGCCAGTCTTAGTAGGTCCACACTGAGGAGATAGTACTGTTTCCCAAGAGAAGTGGGTGTGCAGAGCATCAGTCCCCAAGTATATTTGTTTACTTTACCAGTTTAGAATCATACATAACATTCCTAATTGACATACCAAACACAGTGAAGGGCCGTATGATTTTGGCTCTTCATTGAGATCATACTTACTCCACTGATCCCTGGGAGATTTAACAGAGACCCAAGGATAGGCACCCTCCTGATGAAGCCCACTGCCACTGGGAAAAAGCccctggagggagaaagaggagtgagagagaaagagatgcaaGACTGAAAACTGATGACTCTCCTTGTTCTTGTGATCTTATACACCCTCTTGTAGACTCACCTGAATAAGAGAAAGAAACCATAGACCTCTAGGACAACTCCAATTATGGGCCAGCCAATCAGCACCACAAGCACTCCCCCCAGGAAGAAACTAGTTGCCTTCACTTTGTGTCTCTGGAAGAAGAACCTGAATGTGCGCTCCCAGCCGATGACAAAGGACAAGCCTGCAACAAACAGTAtctacaaagacacacaaagtGTTAGGCAACTTTATATTGATGTTAGGTTTGGCTCTGTGAAACACAAAGGCATCGCGTATTTGTCACAGCATATTAACATCTAACTCACATTTCCAATGGCAAGAAGCGCTTTGTCGAAGAACAGAATCATaccaaagaaaaggaaaaacacCCCAAAGCCTGTCAGTCCCATCCCGATTTCTGCAGAATACAAACACAAATCTCACAGCTCAAACACCATtgtgtacatttttattttatttgtattaattTTTAAAACGTCAGGAAGATTCAAAAAAAGTTTAACTGATAGACAACGTTGACTAAGTCCAGCTCATAAACTAGGGCAATAGGCCCATTTCTCATTCAATTGAGACAGCAGCAGCATCACAGTAAGCTAGCTAGTCTAGGTTGATGGCTGCTCACCAAAAAGCACTCTAtgttgagagagaaaaaaacttaCTTTGTGAATCCGTTAGCGAAATCATGTTGGCGCTAGTACACTTCAGTTGATTTTAAACAACACAATATAGCTAAATATCTGATGTAACAGTTAAGAAGTGCTTGTTGCTGGCACTGAGCGGAACAGAGGCTGGCGCCACGTCTTCCGGAACCAACCAACCACGCACTCACGCACGCTGTCGACGTGAAATCTGCTGTTTCTGGAAGCTTGTGCAGCAACATGGCCAAAGCTAACTTGTTTTTCCCAGCTCAGCTTTATTACATCTTATAATATTTACACTGAATcccaataataatatttaaTGATGCAGATTATTTTATTAAATTATAGTCCTTGTTGTGATTTGTCTGAACATGGCCATTTTCTTGGGATATGTAGTTTTATTTGAAGGGGTGGCTACATTTTGAACTACAGCACCCATGAACACACAACCCGGAAACTAAAAGCCGGAGTGAAAACAGGAAAGGGAGAAACGTGTTAAAGTGTTAAAGTGTTTACTTGCTCGATTAGGGATAAGACACACTGTCAATCAGAATGTCTATGTTCGAATGAAGAACCTTAATGTCAAACTTTTGCAAGCTATTTTGAAAACATGAATGCCAGTTTTGCAATAGTTCTTGTCTTTGTTGGGTGCTGCAGTAACGTTGTATTTTTGGAACTGCTTATAAGGTGAGTTGTCCACCGTTGTTTCTGTCACTAGCGATCTGTCACATGGAGGTTTGGGATCTATCTTATACTATGTATTTAGCTAATTTTAGTATTTTTGCTTATAGCATTTTTAATTAATGTTTCAAATTTGAATGCCTTGTAACTATTGCTTGCCATGTCCTAGGAATTTAACTGGTGTGGCACTGTGAGTGCACATGATAAATAAGTTATTACTTTGACTTTGACACGTTGCAGCATAGGTTGCAAATACAAGATGCAGCTAAAATTTTAAAGGTTTTCTTCAATCGTTTTTTCGTACACAGAGAGTTTCCTGGATGCGGCAACATAgtgacatttgctcagtttgcaTGTATTGCTTTGGAGGGGTTTATCTTCGAGGCAAACTTTGGAAGAAAGAAAACAGCCATCCCTATAAGGTATCATATACAGAGGCATtcaatatgaattgtgaaatgcCACCTGTATTTAGATTctaacagttttttttctttttttcagtaACTATGTGATCATGGTGACCATGTTCTTCACTGTCAGTGTGATCAACAACTACGCCCTCAACTTCAATATTTCCATGCCACTGCACATGATCTTTAGATCTGTGAGTATTGTTATCTGTTtgctttccatctctccttaaCCTAAATATCTAATATCACCAATTGCCAGTGTGTTAACCTTCTTGGTTGGTTTTCTTATCTTTACAGGGATCTTTAATAGCTAACATGGTCCTGGGTATAATTATTTTGAAGAAAAGGTACTTGCTTTCTCTCACTTAGCAGAAAGATTTCGTAACATCATTCTGCAATCAATTAAGTGCACATTACTGTTCCTGGCCTCTCTGCATACCCTGTGAACAATGTTGTGATAATGTCCATGCACTGTCTCCCTGAAGGTATTCAACCAGTAAATATATGTCCATAGTCCTTGTGTCCACGGGTATCTTCATTTGCACCATAATGTCTGCCAAACAAGTGGTGAGTCTATAAATGGGGACTTCAGATATCAATACTTCTTACTTCATACAGTTCATAATAACTTGTGCAGAACAGTATAAGTTAGTAAGTAAGGAATATTTGTGTTCTATTATTCTTGTAATTTCTTTCTTCAGAACGTAGGGAATGAGGCCACAAACGATGATGGTTTTTATGCCTTCCTACGCTGGCTTCTTGGTGAGTCTTTCCTCCAAGTGGTGCTTTCTTCCAAAATGACTTGCATTTACATTGTGaaagttgacctgtgtgtgcctgggtgtgtACTCGAGGGCATGTGCTAagtaaatatatatttcaatgtcATTGGAAGTGGTAAGGTTCACCTTGGCATAGAGCCTAATTTGTGTCGTCACTAATTCAACATTGTCATTATTAAACTTTATTCTGGCTTCACTGTTCTTTTAGGTATTGGCATGTTGACCTTTGCACTTCTCATGTCTGCAAGAATGGGCATATTCCAAGAGACATTGTACAAGCAGTATGGCAAACAGCACTCGAAGGAAGCTCTCTTCTATAATGTGAGCAACCTTCTTATGTCCCCCACCTACCTTTAACCATGCATCATTCTATTTGTGTTTTACTATATCACATGAAATGATCACATTTCCCCGTCAGCATTGCCTTCCTCTGCCTGGGTTCCTGCTCCTGTCTACAGACATCTACAACCACGGTTTACTCTTCAGTCAAAGCAGTAAGTTAACAGTTTTTCACTTGGGGGAAATCCAGTAGGAATCCTGTCGTAACGTAATTTATTAAGTTATTACTTTCTCATAACGTTTTCGATAAATTCTCAGTCAAAGTAGTGAAAGCATAACCTATCCATTTTTGAGTATTGTGGAAATTAATGAGTTTGAAAAGTTAGGTCTGTGAGTGTCATTAGTCACAGAAGTGTGATGGTAGTTGTAATCAGAGTTGTGCTGTAAACAATATTTTGTTTTTCAGTTCCTGTAGAGGTCCCTGTGATTGGACAAGCTGTACCAGTGATGTGGATATACCTTCTGATGAATGTCATAACACAGTATCCTTCTGCTCAATGAATTACAATGTTGTGCAATTGACCCACACACCAGGGAGACACAATTGCAAAATATGTTCAGTTAAGACTATGTTCCTTGTACAGAACTTAACCTATTTCCTCAGATATATTTGCATTCGTGGTGTGTTTATCTTGACAACGGAGTGTGCTTCACTCACAGTGACACTGGTGGTGACTTTGAGAAAGTTCCTCAGCCTCATCATCTCCATCCTGTACTTCAATAACCCCTTCACTGTCTGGCACTGGGTTGGCACTGCAGTTGTGTTCCTGGGCACTCTGCTGTACACAGATGTGTGGTCCAGTGTACGGACTGTCTTGCGTGgaccagagaaggagaagaagatggaGTGATGTGCAACACTAACATCCCACTCTGAGAGTGCCTATAATCTGATGTACTGTACATGAATCCGTGTGGATATGGCCTGTTTATCCCTCTGCTGTAGGACTTTATTTTAGGTAGTGACAGTATCATGTTGCTTTTTGAGAGTCAagtttgtaaatgcatttttcCATTGTTTACAATAGTGATACCTTTCCACTAGAATAACGTGCACTCCATTGACTGAAGGCAAACTTAACATGTATTTTGTCAGTTTGGTTTGTTATGGGTGTGGAATATGTTTTAACTGTTAGTGAAGAATATCATATGAAGTTGTAATGCACAGAAAATCGTAATTATAGCGATTATACTGTTTGGATGGAACATGCTGATGCTGTTAACATTTAGTTGAAATCAGTGGAAATGTTATATGCGGTGACACCGAGGCAATATCGCAGATGCCAAATTAATACAATATTGCATGTAGGCTGTAGCCAGAGCCATGTAGGATACTGTGTCATACAGGTCTTTCTCAGGATATTTGGCAGGACAAGTAATTGTCACGAAGTATAACAAAACCCTGTCATAGCATCATCAGTCTCccctaaaataaaaaaaataaatggaCTTATGTTCCCATGTATAGTATGGAAAGATATAATGGAACATAATGTACGCTTTCTTCACAGTGACAAATGAAGGTGGACCAGTAGAAAACGTTGATGTTAAAGACCCACTTGTCCAGCCAATGGTATTCGTTTTTGTTAACTCACAAGTGGGAAGGGCACGTTTGCAGCgttgtgtgtggggctgttCTAAACTCTGGACCGAATGTGGTCTTGGTAGGTCCACAACCCACACCGTGGACGTTACCTATTAATAAACCACATATTTTAATAACAGATTATagttcagaaatggggggaaacAGCTCTAGTCACCTTTCGTTTGAAGACGATGTCGACCGCGGTGTTACTTTTGTGAAGGGCATTCGGGTGAGTGCCGATACACAAACTTGTGTTCAAGTGTTAAAATGCATAGATTGCCCTTCGAAAGTTTGTAGAGCACATCATTTATACATTTTACAGTTGTATACCGTTGTATATGTTAGCAGTTCACAAATCAAGTGAGCGTTAAAAACGATACAACAACAAATGATAACAAATGATATAGGCTATTTGTGGATGATAACATGGAAAACAACACAATTTCCCTAGCCACACTGCTTTAACAGGGTGTCTGATGTAAGTTA
Coding sequences within:
- the golt1bb gene encoding golgi transport 1Bb, giving the protein MISLTDSQKIGMGLTGFGVFFLFFGMILFFDKALLAIGNILFVAGLSFVIGWERTFRFFFQRHKVKATSFFLGGVLVVLIGWPIIGVVLEVYGFFLLFRGFFPVAVGFIRRVPILGSLLNLPGISGLVDKVGESNNMV
- the slc35b4 gene encoding UDP-xylose and UDP-N-acetylglucosamine transporter, whose protein sequence is MNASFAIVLVFVGCCSNVVFLELLIREFPGCGNIVTFAQFACIALEGFIFEANFGRKKTAIPISNYVIMVTMFFTVSVINNYALNFNISMPLHMIFRSGSLIANMVLGIIILKKRYSTSKYMSIVLVSTGIFICTIMSAKQVNVGNEATNDDGFYAFLRWLLGIGMLTFALLMSARMGIFQETLYKQYGKQHSKEALFYNHCLPLPGFLLLSTDIYNHGLLFSQSIPVEVPVIGQAVPVMWIYLLMNVITQYICIRGVFILTTECASLTVTLVVTLRKFLSLIISILYFNNPFTVWHWVGTAVVFLGTLLYTDVWSSVRTVLRGPEKEKKME